The Anaeromyxobacter sp. Fw109-5 genomic interval GATGCCGGTCGCCGAGCTCGAACGGCGTGTGAGGAACGCGCGATGAGCGGGCGCACGTCCCGGGTCGCCGCCGCCGTCGCGGCGGTGCTCGTCGCCTTCGCCGCGCAGGCCTACGAGCGCACCAAGAGCTCGCAGGGCGCGTGCTTCTACTGGCCCCAGCGGACCGTCCCCTTCTGGATCAACGCGAACCGAAGCGCGAGCTCGGCGAGCTGCGCGGCGCCGAGCGGCGCCGAGACGGTGGCCATCGAGGCGGCGCGCGCGTCGTTCCGCACCTGGACCGGCGCCGCGCAGTCCTGCACCGATCTGGTGCTCGAGGACCGTGGCCTCAGCGCGTCGTCGATCGTCGGCTTCGATCAGCGGAGCGGGGCCACGAACCAGAACCTGGTGGTGTTCCGCGACGGCTGGTGCTCGAACGAGTTCAGCGACACGGATCCGTGCTGGGACGTCGATCCCTTCACGAGCCCCTCCGCGATCGAGGAGACCTGCGCGAACCTGCGCAACTGCTTCGAGGACCCCTCCCCGCTGGACCGGGCGACGATCGCCATCACCACCGTGACGCACGATCCACGGAGCGGCCAGATCCGCGACGCCGACATCGAGCTCGCCGACTGGACCGGCCTGCGCGACGGTCAGTCTCTGGGGTCCACGCAGCCGCCCGAGGGCTGGTACTTCACCTGTGGTACCTACCCCAGCCCCTGCGGCACCTACGGGCAGGACAGCTGCTCCTACATCGATCTGCAGTCGAACGTCACCCACGAGGTCGGCCACTTCATCGGCCTCGCCCACCCATGCGAGCTCGGCGATGGCGACTGCGGCCAGAACAGCCCGTTCCGGGACTTCGTCATGTTCCCGTCGGCGAGCCTGGCGGACTTCGACAAGCGCGTCCTCCACCCCGACGATCTGGCGGGGCTGTGCGCCATCTACCCCACGGGGAAGGCGCCCGTGACGTGCGGGTCGAGCGGCGGCGGCGGCGGCGGCTGCGCCTCGGCGGGCGGAGGGGCGGGGATCCTGTCGGCCGCGCTCGCCCTCGCGGCGCTCGCGTGGCGGCGCCGGCAGCGATAGCGCGGCGCCCGGCTGATCTGGTGGAGCACGGACCCTCTCGTACATCGGGACTCAGCGCCATGGGCCTCTTGACCTTCGCGCTCAACGTGACGCTGGACGGGTGTTGCGACCACCGCGAAGGGGTCGCCGACGACGAGATGCTCCGCTACTGGACGCGCGTGATGGACGCGGCGGGAGCGATGCTCTTCGGGCGTCGGACCTACGAGCTGATGGAGGACGCCTGGCCCCAGGTGGCGCGAGACCCGAAGGCGACACCGGCGGACCGGGACTGGGCGAAGAAGCTCGAAGCCAAGCCCAAGTACGTGGTCTCGACGACGCGCCGCGACTTCCCGTGGAGCAACACGCATCGCGTCGAAGGGGACCTGACCCGGGCGGTGAAGGCGTTGAAGAAGGCCACGCCGCGCGGACTGCTCGTGGGTAGCCCCACACTTTCGGCCGCGCTCCAGCGCCTGGACCTCGTCGACGAATATCGCTTCGTGGTCCACCCCGTGGTGGCCGGGCACGGTCCGTACTTGTTTTCCGGCCTGCAGCCGTCGTTGCGCCTGGAGTTCGTGGCCGCGACACGGCTCGAATCGGGCATCGTGGCGTTGCACTATCGCCGGCGCTCGAGCTCCCGAACCTCCTTGCGCCGCGGATCCCGGCGTGATCCAGCAACCGGATGAAGAGCGTCGTCCGTTCCCGTCGCTTGGTCACGCGATCGCGATCCCCGCGTAGCCTACTACCTGGTCCTCGTCCCCGCTCACCTCGCCCGAGTGGGCGTAGCGGACGAGCTCGGCGCGCGTGGCGCCCATGAGCCGCGCGGCGACGAGCATCACGGTGGCCGGGACGATCCCGCACATCGAGATGTCCTCCGCGTGGACCACCTCGTAGAGCCCGCGGGGATCGAGCGCGAGGATCCGCTCGATGGCGCGGTGATCCTTCTGGCGCGCGACCGGCGCGGGGAGGTAGTGGCTCATGTCGCTCGAGGCGACCACCAGCGCGCCCGCGGCGGACGCGGCCTGCGCGACGGTCCGGCCGATCTCGACGCAGTCCGCGTAGGGGAGGTGCGTGAGGCAGAGCGCCGCGATGGAGACGCCCGGCCGCGCCCGCTCCAGGAACGGCACCTGCACCTCCAGCGAATGCTCGAGCCGGTGCGCGCGCGTGTCGGCGGTGACGAGCGGCGAGGCCGAGAGCGCGGCGGTGAGCTCGGCGTCGACCGGGACCTGGCCGAGGGGCGTGCGCCAGGTGCCGCTCGCCGGCCAGAGCGCGGCCGCCGCGCCGATGCCGGTGTGGTTCGGGCCGAGCACGAGCACGCGCGCGGGGATCTCGACGCGCGCGTAGACCGCGCCGGCGACGGCGCCGGAGTAGACGTACCCGGCGTGAGGGACGACCACGCCGCGGGCCCGGAGCCGCTCGCCCGGCGCGGCGAGGAATCGGTCCACCTCGCCGGCGAGCACGGTGGGATCTCCGGGATAGAACCGGCCGGCCACGGCAGGCTCGCGGATCATGGCCGGAGTATAGGGACGCCGCGGGGAGCGGTCCCGCTCCCGGGCGTGCGCTGCGCGCGCGAGCGCGGGGCGAAGGGTTCGGGGCGCGCATGAGGCGCCCCGCCCGGCGGCGGGCCCTGCGGGGACGGGCGGGCGGGCGCCCGGCGCTCGCCCGGCGGGAGGCGCGAGCGGCGACGCGGGCCGTCCCCGGGCGAGCGGCAGGTTGACGGTCCGAGCGGCGCGTGCGATCCCCGCCGCAGTGCCGACGACGTCCGCCGACCCGCGCGCCGCCGCGGCCCTCGCTCCTTCCTCGCTCCCCCCCGAGCCGCCGCGCGCCCTCGTGCGCACGTGGCTCGTGGCGATCGGGGGCCTCGCGCTGGCGAAGCTGGTCTCCGCGGTGGAGCCCACGGGCCTCCTCGGCGCGAACCTGGCCGGCGTCGCCGCGTTCCTGTTCATCGCGCTCCCCGACGGCCGGATCCGGCGACGCCACGAGTCCTGGAGCGCGTACGGCCTGCCTCCGCTCGCGCTGCGCGACGCCCGGGCGTGGCGCGCGATCGGGCGCGGCACGCTGCAAGGCCTCCTCGTGTGCGCGGTGGTGTTCCCCGCGTTCGCGGCGATCTTCTGGGCGTACGCGGAGCTCGTCCCCCACGTCCCCGGCGCGATCGCGCGCGTCGTCGCTCCCTACGGCGTCGCGCCGCGGCCCGCCTTCCGGCTCCCCGATCGCGTGCTGCTGCTCCTCGTCGTGCAGCTCCTCGTGGTGGCGGCGCCGGAGGAGCTGTTCTACCGCGGGTGGATGCAGACGAGCTGGAGGCGCTCCGCCCCGGAGCGCGGGGTGACGGTGCTCGGCGCGCGGCTCGGGAGCGGGTTCCTCTGGACGCAGCTCCTCTTCGCCCTCGGCCACCTCGTCGTCCTCCAGCCCTGGCGGCTCGCCACCTTCCTGCCGGGGCTCCTCTTCGGGTGGGTCCGGGAGCGCACCGGCGGGCTCGTCGCGCCGGTGGTGGTGCACGCGCTCTCGAACGTGTTCCTGGCCACGCTGGAGGCGAGCTTCTACGGGTGACAGGTCCGGGCGCGAGCGCTACATAGCGCGCATGCCCGGGTCCATCCGAGAGATGCTCGAGGAGCTGGAGGAGCAGACGCTCCACCCGCGCGCCGCGCGCGCGGCGCGGTCCCGCGGCCGGGAGCGGCGAGAGCCCGAGGACGACGAGCGGCCGTCGTTCCAGCGCGACCGCGACCGGCTCGTCCACTCCAAGGCCTTCCGGCGGCTCGCCGGCAAGACGCAGGTCTTCCTCGCGCCCCGCGGCGATCACTACCGGACCCGGCTCACCCACACGCTCGAGGTCGCCCAGGTCGCCCGGTCGATCGCCCGCGCGCTGCGGCTCAACGAGATGCTGGTCGAGGCGATGGTCATGGGCCACGACCTCGGGCACACGCCGTTCGGGCACGCCGGCGAGCGGATCCTGAACGAGGTCCTGCCGGGCGGGTTCCACCACGTCATCCAGTCGGTGCGGGTCGTCGACGTCCTCGAGAACGACGGGCACGGGCTGAACCTCACCGCCGAGGTGCGCGACGGCATCCTGCGCCACTCCAAGGGGAAGGGGAACGTGCTGCTCAAGGGGAGCGGCGCGAAGGCGCTGACCCTCGAGGCCGAGATCGTTCGGCTCGCCGACATCATCGCCTACGTGAACCACGACCTCGACGACGCGCTGCGCGCCGGCCTGTTCACCGAGGCGGACGTCCCGGCCTCCATCCGCGCGGTGCTCGGCGGCGGGCCGACCCCGCGCTACCGCACCCTCATCCGCGACGTGATCCGCCGCTCCGACGTCGACGGCGGGGGGCACATCGAGATGTCGCCGGACGTGCACGAGGCGCTGCTCGCGCTGCGCGACTTCCTCTATGCGCGCGTGTACGAGAACCCCGTCGTGCACGACGAGTTCGTGAAGACGCAGCGGATACTGCGCGACCTGTACGGCTGGTGCCTCGAGGACGCGGCGCGGCTGCGCGAGCGTCACGGCGTGGTCGGGCGCGAGGGTGACCCGCCCGAGCGCACGGCGACGGACTGGCTCTCCGGCATGACCGATCGCTTCGCCATCGGGGTCTGGGAGGCGATCTTCGTGCCGCGGCCGTGGAGCGTGGTGTGACGGCGCGGCGCGCTCGCTCGTGCTTCGACACGCTCGGCACGAGCGGACACCCGCTCACCCTGCGCCCCGCCGAAGGGTGGCCGGCCCCGGCCGTTGCCTCGCGATTCCGCTACGGTCCGTTCAGGCTCGACACCGTCACCTGCAGCGACCGGTTCACCGCGACCACGCTCCCCTCCGGGACCTCGATGAAGCCGTTGGAGGCGCGGAGCCGGGTGGCGAACGCCACCGCCTTCACGCGCCGGTGCGGCCGGACGCGGGGATCGCTCTCGGGGGTGTCCACCGCGAGCTCGTCGAGGGCGCACGGCACGATGCCCTCGTACAGCGCGTAGAAGAGGGGACCGCCGCGGCGGGTCGCCGCCATGATCCGCCCGTTCGTCGCGACGAAGACGAGCGGGCTCTGCTTCTGCTCGCTCGCGTCGCGCGCCCAAGCCTCGAGCTGCCGCACCGTCTTCGCGAGCGCGCGCCCGGCGGTGGCCGCGTCGAGATCCAGATCTTCGAGGCGACCCTCGTCCTTGAGCTGCTTCACGAAGAGCATGAAGGCATGCTCGGCAGGAGTCTCGCCGGCGATCTGGCGGCGCAGGTGGTCGGGGAGGGCGGCGAGGAGCCGCGGCCGGATCGCCTCCCACCCGGCGATCGTCCCGGCGTGGGCGAAGAGCCAGCGCCGGTAGCGGAAGGGCTGCGTGTTCTCGTCCTTGGACGGCAAGCCCGGCGTGTGACGCGCGTGGACGAGCAGCGCCTCGGAGTCCACCTTCCCGACGACCTCGGGGAGGGAGAGCGGGGAGGTCGCGCCCGAGGGGCGCTTCCCGAGCAGCACGTTGCCCGCGGCGTAATAGCCGAACCCGTACGCCAGCGCCGGGGTGGCTCCCTCCCCCTGCAGCGAGACGTGCGACTTGAGCCGCTCCAGCTGGCACCGGAGCAGGCTGTCATCGGTCTGGAGCACCGCGACGAGCGCGCCCATGGATTCCCTTCCTCGCTTCGGACCGCGGGGCCGATGGTCCGGTCCCGCACCGATCACGTTAATAACCGCGTCCGTCGCCCGGGGCTGGCTCCGGTCGCCCACCGGGGGGGCACGGGACGGCCCGGTCGTTTGACAGGCGTCGGAAGCGGCCGCTAGGATGCGCTAACCCGGCGAAACCGCTGGGCAACCGCCATGAGCGACGACATCGCCGTCGGAATCGACCTCGGAACCAGCTACAGCGCCGTCGCCGCCGCCGCCGAGGCGGGTGGCGCCCCGAAAGTGCTCCCCAATGAGTGGGGGGAGCGTACGCACGCCTCCGTCGTGTCGTTCCTCGACGACGGCTCGGTGCTGGTCGGGAACAACGCGAAGCGGAACATCATCACGAACGCCGAGAACACGGTGTACTCGGCGAAGCGGCTCATCGGCCGGTTCTACTTCTCCGACGAGGTGAAGAAGGCCCAGGCGGTGATGCCGTACCGCATCGTGGAAGGGCCGAACAACGCCGTGCGGCTCCAGGTGCGCGAGCGCGACTTCGCGGTGCCCGAGATCTCGGCCCTCGTCCTCAAGGAGATGAAGGCGATCGCCGAGACCGCCCTCGGGCGCGAGGTGACGAAGGCGGTCATCACCTGCCCGGCCTACTTCAACGACAACCAGCGGCAGGCGACGAAGGACGCGGGCCGCATCGCCGGCCTCGAGGTGCTGCGCATCATCAACGAGCCGACCGCGGCGGCCCTCGCGTACGGGTTCGGCCGCGACATCTCGCAGAAGATCTGCGTGTACGACCTCGGCGGCGGCACCTTCGACGTCTCCATCCTGGAGATCGGCAAGGACGTCTTCGAGGTGCTCTCGACGGCGGGCGACACCTACCTCGGCGGCGACGACTTCGACGACCGGATCATGAGCTGGCTCGCGGACGACTTCCTCGCGCGCCACGGGCTCGACCTCCGCCAGAACAAGTTCTGCCTGCAGATGCTGAAGGAGGCGGGCGAGCGCGCGAAGATCGAGGTCGGACGCGACGGCGCCGCGACCATCCAGGTCCCCGGCATCTGCCAGTCGCCCGAGGGCGAGGTCCTCGACCTGCAGGGGAAGCTCACCGGCGACCAGTTCAACCGCATGGTGATGGACCTCGTGCAGCGGACGTTCAAGGTGTGCGACGAGGCGCTGCAGTCGGCGCGGCTCACGGCGGGCGACGTCGACGCGGTGATCCTGGTCGGCGGCCCCACCCGCCTGCCCATCATCCGCAACAGCGTCCGGCACTACTTCCAGAGGGAGCCGATGACCGGGATCGACCCCGACGAGGTGGTCGCGCTCGGGGCGGCGATCCAGGCGCACGCGCTCCAGAACCGCAGCGCCGCCGAGTACGGCCAGGCGAGCTACCTGCTCGACGTGACGCCGCTCTCGCTGCGCGTGGGCACGGTGGGCGGGTTCACCGAGAAGATCATCGACAAGAACACGCCCATCCCCATCGAGAAGGCCAAGACCTTCACGACGAGCCGCGACGGCCAGGATCGCGTGAAGATCCGCGTCTACCAGGGGGAGTCGAACCGCGCGGACGGCTGCGAGCTGCTGGGCGAGTTCGAGTTCAAGGGCTTCCGGGTGGCGCAGCGCGGCGCGGTGCAGATCCAGGTGACGTTCGAGATCGACTCGAACGGCATCGTGAACGTCTCCGCCGCCGACCTCGAGACGGGGCAGCGCACGTCGACGACGATCAGCCTCTCCTCGGGCCTCTCGGAGCACGATCTCCGCGCGGCGATCGATCACAACGCCGAGCTCGAGCTGGCCCGCGGGCCGCGCGCGGCGTAGCCGGGGAGGCAGGCGATGGCCTTGGACGCCCAGTTCCTCATCGAGGTGGAGACGCTGGCGGGCGCGCTCGACCAGCTCGACTACTTCGCCGTGCTGAAGCTCCCTCAGAGCGCCGCGCCGGCGGACATCAAGGCCGCCTACTACCGCGAGTCGCGGGCCTACCACCCCGACCGCTTCGCCGCCTTCCCGAACGCGGCGCTGCGCGAGCTGGTGGGCCGCATCTACCGCCGCGTCAACGAGGCGTACACGGTGCTGCGGGACGATCGGAAGCGGGCGCGCTACCTCGCCGACGTGACCGGGCCCGAGCGGGCGGCCAAGCTGCGCTTCACCGAGGTCGAGGAGGCCGCGGTGAAGGACGAGCAGAAGCGCAAGCTCGAGGAGCAGCTCGGGCAGACCCCGAACGGCAGGAAGTTCTACGCCGCCGCGCTCGTGGAGATCGAGGCGGGGCGGTGGGAGGGCGCGGAGCGCGCGCTGAAGAGCGCCCTCGTGTACGAGTCCGCCAACGCGCGGTTCAGGGAGCAGCTCGAGGCCGTCCAGCGCGAGCTCGACAAGGGCCGCGCGAAGGGCGACGCCTTCAAGATCAAGTGACCGGAACGGCGATCGATCTCGCGGCGCTCGCGACGGTGGCCCTCGCCGCCCTCCTGGGCGCGTCGTCGGGCGCGCTCCGCCAGGTCCTGCAGCTCGTCGCGGTCGTCGCGGGCGTGCTCGCGGCGCGCCACCTCGCGGCGCCCGTGGCCGCGGGGCTGGGCAGCTTCGCCTCCGCGCCGGTGGCCCGCGCGATCGCCCCGGCGTTCCTGTTCCTCGGCGTCTCCGCGCTGGTGTCGCTGGTGGGGGGGGCGCTCCTGCGGGGCACCGCCGCGTCGCGGATCGTGCACGGCCCGGCCGACCGCGGCCTGGGGTCGCTCCTCGGCGGCGTGAAGGGGCTGCTGGGCGCATGGGTGGCGCTGTCCCTCCTCCTCCTCGTCGCCTCCGTCGCCCCGCGCGAATGGGAGCGGGACGTGCGAGAGAGCCAGCTCGTGCGGCTCGCCGCGCGCTACGACCTCGTGGCGCGCGTCGCGCCGGAGGGCGCGAGGACGCTCGAGCGGTTCCGGACGAGGGGGGAGGGGGAGCCCGGCAGGAAGTGAGGTCGCGCGAGCTCGTCGGCGGGCTTCAGGCTCCGGGCCTCGGGCCTCAGGCGCAGCCCTGAAGCCTGTAGTCCGAAGCCTGGAGCCTCGACTTCAACCCTGCTGCGACCGCAGCATCCAGCCCACGAGCTTGTACAGGAGCCGGGCGCCGACGTTGCCGTCCCACTCCCCGCCGTCGGGATCGGGCGCCACCTCGACCAGGTCGAACCCGACGAGGCGCCGGCCGCTCCGGACGATCCCTCCGACGAGCGCCGCCGCCTCCTGGAAGGAGAGGCCACCGGGCACCGGCGTGCCGGTGTGCGGGCAGAGCGTCGGATCGAGCCCGTCGACGTCGAAGGAGACGTACACGTCGCGCGGCAGCGGCTCGAGGATGCGCCGCACGACCGCCGCCCAGGGCTCTCCCTCGAAGCGCGCCTGGGCCAGCCGGGCGTCGTGGTGCTGCACGATGCGCCCGCCCGAGCGCTCGGCGTAGGCGTGCTCCTCCTCGGAGAGGTCCCGCAGCCCCACCTGCACGACGCGGGAGATCCCGGGGCACCGCTCCGCGGCGTTGTAGATCACGGACGCGTGGCTGTAGGTGAACCCCTCGAACGCCACACGCAGATCCGCGTGGGCGTCCACGTGGAGGAGCCCGAGGCCGGGGTAGCGCCGCGCGTGGGCGGCGATGGCGCCGAGCGCGGTCGAGTGATCGCCGCCCACCAGGCCGACGCGCTTGCCGCGGGCGAGCAGCCCGTCCACGCGCTCCTCGACCCAGCGGTTCACCTGCTCGCAGGCCGCGTCCACCGCCGCGGCGGCCCGCGCGAGATCGTCCCGCCCGGGCAACACGCCGCCCGCGTCGATGACCGGCGCCGCGGCCGCCCGCGCCTCCCGATCGAGCCGCGTGACGTGCTCTGGGACCTCGAGCATGTGGATGCCGGCCTCGTACGGACGCCCGGTCTCCACGTCGAAGAGGTCCACCTGCCGGCTCGCCGACAGGATCGCCTCCGGGCCGCGGCTCGTGCCGCCGCCGTAGGAGGTCGTCGCCTCGAACGGGACGGGGACGAGGACGACGCCCGCCTCGTCCTCGGAGTGCGGCAGGCCGAAGACGCCGGAGCCCGGCTGGGCGGCGGCGGAGGGATCGAAGGACATGGCAGGTGGTCTAACGCCGCGGGAGCGCGCGGCCAGGGCCCATCGTCTTCGCCTTGCCGGAGTCGCGCATCTCCGGCAGCGCATCCGACCCCGGGTGCTTCCTCACGTGCGCCTTGCGGAGCGTCTCGTACATCTCCGGCAGCCGCTTGAACAGCCGCTTGGGCTTGCGCTTCTTGCGCGTGGCGAGCGCGTACGAGAACACCACGGGCGCGGCGATCGTCGTGTCGGAGTAGACCACGACGTGGTTCTTCATCATGTTCGCCTGCACCTTGCCCCAGCTGATCGCCTCCGACGGCGTCGCGCCCGAGAGGCCGCCCCACTGCGGCGAGTCGGTCGAGATCTGCAGCACGTACTCGTGCCCGCCGCGGTTCAGGTCGAGGATCTGCCAGAGCGTCGGCTGGGTCTGTAGATAGAAGTTCTTCGGCGAGCCGCCCCCGAGGATGACGACCCCGTTCACCTTCGCGTCGTAGACGATGGCGGTGGACTGGAGGACGTCGAGATCGGGATCGACCGTGGTCTCGCCGCCCCGGAGCTTCATGGCGGCGACGTTCATGCCGATCGAGGAGTCGCCCGGCGAGGAGGTGAAGATCGGCACGTCGTACCTGGCGGCCGTCGCGACCCAGCTCTTCTCGGGCAGCGGCGCCTGCTGGTTCACGAGCTGGCCGAGGTAGTGGTGCAGCTGCGGCGTGGAGATGTGGCCGCGCAGCGACTTCGGGGCCTTCTCCAGCGCCTCGCGCACGAAGGCGTCGGTGTCGAGCAGCGAGTCCTCGGTGATGAAGACGTCGTAGATGCGCTCGATCCCGGCCTGGTAGAGCTCCTTGTCGTCCACGTGGAAGTGGCCCTGGACGACCGGCAGCTTCAGCGCGAAGTGGAGGTCGTGGTACAGGTTCGCGCCCGTCGCGATGACGAGGTCCACGAAGCCCGCCTCGATCATCGCCTGGATCGCGCCGCCCAGGCCCGCGGGCGCCATCGCGCCGGTCACGGTGAGCGCGATGGTGGCGTCGGAGTCGATCATCCGCGCGAACAGATCGCAGCCCTCCGCCAGGCGGCCGCCGTTGAAGGCGCCGGCGCGGCGGTACACGTCGACGAGATCCTCGACCGACATCCCGGGCCGGAGCCGCATCGGCTCGACGGGCGGGCGGGAGAGGTACTTCTTGCGGAGAACCTTCGAGTTCTTGGCCATGGCGGGCGCGGACGTTAGCGACCGCGGCCGGCACCGTCAAGGAACAGCGGCGACGCGGGAGCTCACGGGCCCCGCGGGCCAGCGAGCGGAGGTGGGCCCCGCGCCAGACGCCTCACGCCTCGCGGGCGGAGGCCTGGAGCTGAAGCTGCACGAGCCCGATCTGGCCATCGTCCGCCGGCTTGAAGGCGAGCTCGTTGAGCTTCGCCTGCCGGTACACGTCGAGCATCCGCTCCTGGCCCTGCCGCCACACCGACACCATGGTGCACGCGGTCGAGTGCCCGCAGGCGTCCTCACCGTCCAGGCACACGTTGAGGGCGACCGGCCCCTCGACGGCCTCGATGACGTCGAGGAAGCTGATCTCGCTGGGAGTGCGCGCCAGCGCGTAGCCTCCGTGCGGGCCGCGCGTGGACCGAACCAGGCTCTGGTCCACCAGCGTCTTCAGGATCTTCGCGAGGAAGTCCTCCGGCACGTCCATCTGCCGGGCGATCTCCCGGAAGGGCACGACCGACTCCTGCGGGATCGAGGCGAGGTAGATCATCGCCCGGAGGCCGTAATCGATCTTCCTGGAGATTCGCAGTACGTGCTGCATCGAGCCCTTCCTCGCGCGCCGCCTCTGCCGCCGAGCGCGCAGCTTTAGTGCCGCGTATTGTAACACGCACGAGGTGGACATTTCATGGCAGCCCAGCCCCCCGCCGGCCTCATCGACCTTCACTCCCACAGCCTCGCGTCCGACGGGGAATACGCCGCCGGGGAGGTGGCGGAGCGCGCCGCCGCGGCGGGCCTGCGCGTGTGGGGCCTGTGCGATCATGACACGGTGGCAGGTCTCACGGCCGCCCAGCAGGCGGCCGATCGCGTCGGCCTCCGGTTCGTGCCCGGGATCGAGCTCTCGGCCTTCCTCGATCGGCGCGAGATCCACCTCCTGGGCCACTTCGTGGACCCGGAGCACCCCGGCCTGAAGCGCTTCGAGGACTTCCTCGCGGAGCGGCGGCGGGAGCGCATGACCCAGATCGTCCAGCGCCTCGCGACGCTCGGCGTGACCCTGCGAGTGGAGAACATCGAGAAGCACAGCGGCGGCAAGACCATCGGGCGGCCCCACGTCGCCAAGGCGATCCTCGAGACCGGGGTGGTCTCCAGCGTGAAGGAGGCGTTCGATCGCTTCCTCGGCGAGGGAAGGCCCGCGTACGTGCAGCGCTACCGCCTGGAGGCCGACGAGGCGGTGCGGCTCGTGCGGGCGGCGGGAGGCACCACGACCATCGCGCACCCCGGCGTCAACGGCCTCGAGCGCGGCGATCTCGAGCGGCTCCGCGCCGCGGGCGTGGAGGGGATCGAGGTGCTGCACGCGGATCACAACCCGTCGGTCCGCGAGAAGTACCGCCGCCTGGCCGAAGCGCTCGATCTCGTCCCGACGGCCGGCTCCGACTTCCACGGACCGGCGATCTCGCCGGACCGCCACTTCGGCGACGTCACGATGACCGAGGCGGACCTGGCGCGGCTCGAGGCGCGGAGGCCGTAGCGCCGGCCGCGCGGCGCTCGAAAAGGAAGCGGCCCGACCGGATCGACCGGCCGGGCCGCGCGCGCCGCGACGGGCGGCTCCGCTAGCCGCGGAAGAGCTGCAGCGAGGCCTCGGTCCAGCGGACCATCGGCGTCCACCAGATCCCGAACACCAGGATCGCGACGGAGAACGCGCCGAGCATGACCTGGTAGCCGACCCGCAGCCGGACGGGCGGGGCCTCGGCGACGTACGGAGCGTCGATGAACATCGCCCGGATCACGCGCACGTAGTAGTAGAGCGCGATCGCGGTGTTGAGCGCGCCGATGAGCGCGAGCCACGCGTACCAGGCGCCCCCCGGCCCGTCGATCCGCTCGAACACCGCGTAGAACAGGTACCACTTGCCGACGAAGCCGGCGAAGGGCGGCAGCCCGGTGAGCGAGAAGAGGAAGATCGCGAACGCCACGGCCGCCGAGGGGTGCCGCTTCGAGAGCCCGCGGTAATCCAGGATCGACTCGGAGCCGGTCGACTCCGCGACGAGGATCACGACCAGGAACGCGCCCACGTTCATCACGAGGTACACGAGCATGTAGATCATGACCGACTGCATGCCGCGGTCGGAGACCGCGGAGAGGCCCATGAGCGTGTAGCCGGCGTGCGCGATGGAGGAGTACGCGAGGAGCCGCTTCAGGTTGGTCTGCC includes:
- a CDS encoding CvpA family protein, which translates into the protein MTGTAIDLAALATVALAALLGASSGALRQVLQLVAVVAGVLAARHLAAPVAAGLGSFASAPVARAIAPAFLFLGVSALVSLVGGALLRGTAASRIVHGPADRGLGSLLGGVKGLLGAWVALSLLLLVASVAPREWERDVRESQLVRLAARYDLVARVAPEGARTLERFRTRGEGEPGRK
- a CDS encoding agmatinase family protein, producing MSFDPSAAAQPGSGVFGLPHSEDEAGVVLVPVPFEATTSYGGGTSRGPEAILSASRQVDLFDVETGRPYEAGIHMLEVPEHVTRLDREARAAAAPVIDAGGVLPGRDDLARAAAAVDAACEQVNRWVEERVDGLLARGKRVGLVGGDHSTALGAIAAHARRYPGLGLLHVDAHADLRVAFEGFTYSHASVIYNAAERCPGISRVVQVGLRDLSEEEHAYAERSGGRIVQHHDARLAQARFEGEPWAAVVRRILEPLPRDVYVSFDVDGLDPTLCPHTGTPVPGGLSFQEAAALVGGIVRSGRRLVGFDLVEVAPDPDGGEWDGNVGARLLYKLVGWMLRSQQG
- the speY gene encoding deoxyhypusine synthase translates to MAKNSKVLRKKYLSRPPVEPMRLRPGMSVEDLVDVYRRAGAFNGGRLAEGCDLFARMIDSDATIALTVTGAMAPAGLGGAIQAMIEAGFVDLVIATGANLYHDLHFALKLPVVQGHFHVDDKELYQAGIERIYDVFITEDSLLDTDAFVREALEKAPKSLRGHISTPQLHHYLGQLVNQQAPLPEKSWVATAARYDVPIFTSSPGDSSIGMNVAAMKLRGGETTVDPDLDVLQSTAIVYDAKVNGVVILGGGSPKNFYLQTQPTLWQILDLNRGGHEYVLQISTDSPQWGGLSGATPSEAISWGKVQANMMKNHVVVYSDTTIAAPVVFSYALATRKKRKPKRLFKRLPEMYETLRKAHVRKHPGSDALPEMRDSGKAKTMGPGRALPRR
- a CDS encoding Rrf2 family transcriptional regulator, which encodes MQHVLRISRKIDYGLRAMIYLASIPQESVVPFREIARQMDVPEDFLAKILKTLVDQSLVRSTRGPHGGYALARTPSEISFLDVIEAVEGPVALNVCLDGEDACGHSTACTMVSVWRQGQERMLDVYRQAKLNELAFKPADDGQIGLVQLQLQASAREA
- a CDS encoding PHP domain-containing protein, which translates into the protein MAAQPPAGLIDLHSHSLASDGEYAAGEVAERAAAAGLRVWGLCDHDTVAGLTAAQQAADRVGLRFVPGIELSAFLDRREIHLLGHFVDPEHPGLKRFEDFLAERRRERMTQIVQRLATLGVTLRVENIEKHSGGKTIGRPHVAKAILETGVVSSVKEAFDRFLGEGRPAYVQRYRLEADEAVRLVRAAGGTTTIAHPGVNGLERGDLERLRAAGVEGIEVLHADHNPSVREKYRRLAEALDLVPTAGSDFHGPAISPDRHFGDVTMTEADLARLEARRP